The following are encoded together in the Paludisphaera mucosa genome:
- the cyaB gene encoding class IV adenylate cyclase, translating to MGYEVEVKYRDVDHDALRRALAALGAEERGTVDEEDSYLNHPARDFAVTNEAFRIRRVGGDNRVTYKGPKEAGPTKTREEIEIPFDAGPERHEQLARLFDRLGFRRVAVVRKRRTSFHLRFDGHDLETTLDRAEGLGDFAEVEALAHGRDDLPRAQQAVLGLAAKLGLTEVEPRSYLRMLLEKRRQARP from the coding sequence ATGGGCTACGAAGTCGAGGTGAAGTATCGCGACGTCGACCACGACGCCCTGCGCCGCGCGCTGGCCGCGCTCGGGGCCGAGGAGCGGGGGACCGTCGACGAGGAGGATTCGTACCTGAACCACCCGGCGCGCGACTTCGCCGTCACCAACGAGGCGTTCCGGATCCGGCGCGTCGGCGGCGACAACCGCGTCACCTACAAGGGGCCGAAGGAGGCCGGGCCGACCAAGACCCGCGAGGAGATCGAGATCCCCTTCGACGCCGGCCCGGAACGCCACGAGCAGCTCGCCCGGCTGTTCGACCGGCTCGGGTTCCGGCGCGTGGCCGTCGTCCGCAAGCGGCGGACCTCGTTCCACCTCCGGTTCGACGGCCACGACCTGGAGACGACCCTCGACCGCGCCGAGGGGCTGGGCGACTTCGCCGAGGTCGAGGCCCTGGCGCACGGCCGCGACGACCTCCCCCGGGCCCAGCAGGCGGTCCTCGGCCTCGCCGCGAAGCTCGGCCTGACGGAGGTCGAGCCCCGCTCGTACCTCCGCATGCTCCTGGAGAAACGGCGGCAGGCGCGTCCGTGA
- the lpxB gene encoding lipid-A-disaccharide synthase, which produces MKIFISAGEPSGDLHAANLIHALRERVPEAEFTGFGGPRMIEAGATLKYPLVNLAVMWFLSVFQNIVTFVRVLVMADRCFRDEKPDAVVLVDYPGLNWWVARRARARGVPVFYFVPPQLWAWAGWRVEKVRRFVDLVLCSLPFEPAWYREHGYANAVHVGHPYFDELQDRDLDEAFTTAQEAHGRPLLAILPGSRTLELKRNLPILIRAAAKLAARRPDVRFAVACLHEPHRVLAEGIIADTLQGLAGLPAPDLEVFSARTPELIRVADVAWSVSGSVSLELMMEALPTVILYKVRPIDLVIARPFIKAKYITLVNLLADAELMPEYLTSRDVSDELVRHAESWLGDPEAKARATAALAALRYTAARPGATARAADRILAWLRDHAATDTAYRGPHARSLDLDPVGLDSVEADDGV; this is translated from the coding sequence ATGAAGATCTTCATCTCGGCCGGCGAGCCCAGCGGCGACCTGCACGCCGCGAACCTGATCCACGCGCTGCGCGAGCGCGTCCCCGAGGCCGAGTTCACCGGCTTCGGCGGGCCCAGGATGATCGAGGCGGGCGCGACGCTGAAATACCCGCTCGTGAACCTGGCGGTGATGTGGTTCCTGAGCGTCTTCCAGAACATCGTCACGTTCGTCCGCGTGCTCGTCATGGCCGACCGCTGCTTCCGGGACGAGAAGCCCGACGCCGTGGTGCTGGTCGACTACCCGGGCCTGAACTGGTGGGTCGCCCGCCGCGCCCGGGCGCGCGGGGTGCCGGTGTTCTACTTCGTCCCCCCCCAGCTCTGGGCGTGGGCCGGCTGGCGGGTGGAGAAGGTCCGCCGGTTCGTCGACCTGGTCCTGTGCAGCCTGCCGTTCGAGCCGGCCTGGTATCGCGAGCACGGCTACGCGAACGCGGTCCACGTCGGCCACCCGTACTTCGACGAGCTCCAGGACCGCGACCTGGACGAGGCGTTCACGACCGCCCAGGAGGCCCACGGCCGGCCGCTGCTGGCGATCCTGCCCGGCTCCCGGACGCTCGAACTGAAGCGGAACCTGCCGATCCTGATCCGCGCCGCGGCCAAGCTCGCGGCCCGCCGGCCCGACGTCCGCTTCGCCGTCGCCTGCCTGCACGAGCCCCACCGCGTGCTGGCCGAGGGGATCATCGCCGACACGCTCCAGGGGCTCGCGGGCCTGCCCGCCCCCGACCTGGAGGTCTTCTCCGCCCGGACGCCCGAGCTGATCCGGGTCGCGGACGTCGCCTGGTCGGTCTCCGGCTCCGTCAGCCTGGAGCTGATGATGGAGGCGCTGCCGACCGTGATCCTGTACAAGGTCCGGCCGATCGACCTGGTCATCGCGCGGCCGTTCATCAAGGCGAAGTACATCACGCTCGTCAACCTGCTCGCCGACGCCGAGCTGATGCCCGAATACCTGACGAGCCGGGACGTCTCGGACGAGCTGGTCCGCCACGCCGAGAGCTGGCTCGGCGACCCCGAGGCGAAGGCCCGCGCCACGGCCGCCCTGGCCGCGCTCCGCTACACGGCCGCCCGCCCCGGCGCGACCGCCCGCGCGGCCGACCGGATCCTCGCGTGGCTCCGCGACCACGCCGCGACGGATACGGCCTACCGCGGCCCCCACGCCCGGTCGCTCGACCTCGACCCGGTCGGGCTCGATTCCGTCGAGGCGGACGACGGCGTCTGA
- a CDS encoding sigma 54-interacting transcriptional regulator, with product MPPSRPPTLRPEQVWRSAREPLFWLDAGLRVAWVNPAFEELTGVAAAAVVGSACPAYGPSGEGDAADLAASLSPPPEALAGRCATAFALFVRPDGARLRRAVAFQPFRDGRGALLGLLGRILEADESPPSPPPGAESEGHRLRVLLMDARASLLERFGFDSMVGSGPAHRRLLEQVRLAAAVRRPVLFVGEAGTGKRHAARAVHQLGAGDGPALKVLDCEALPAEILDRELFVAAETGAAAEPAARPRLAAADGSSLLIGDLAALPRDIQAKLAAALEAGDDRVRILAVTTGDPEADVRSEVLRGDLYLALSVLTIRLSPLRDRRDEIPLLAQNFLERLNRRGGRQRPGFARAAEDALAAYHWPGNLRELARVVEHAHGRGEAGLVSEADLPADVRGNLGDAHPPPRPAPPRPLDEILTDVERRLIENALSRSRRNKSRAAEILGVSRPRLYRRLKELGFPDADED from the coding sequence ATGCCGCCTTCCCGCCCCCCGACCCTGCGGCCGGAACAGGTCTGGCGATCGGCCCGCGAGCCACTCTTCTGGCTCGACGCCGGACTCCGGGTCGCCTGGGTGAACCCGGCCTTCGAGGAGCTGACGGGGGTCGCGGCCGCCGCGGTCGTGGGGTCCGCCTGCCCGGCGTACGGGCCGTCGGGCGAAGGGGACGCCGCCGACCTCGCGGCCAGCCTGTCGCCCCCGCCGGAGGCGCTCGCCGGCCGCTGCGCGACGGCCTTCGCCCTCTTCGTGCGCCCGGACGGCGCGCGGCTGCGACGGGCCGTCGCCTTCCAGCCGTTCCGCGACGGCCGGGGCGCGCTGCTGGGTCTGCTGGGGCGGATCCTCGAGGCCGACGAGTCGCCCCCCTCGCCGCCGCCCGGGGCCGAGTCCGAGGGGCATCGCCTGCGCGTCCTGCTGATGGACGCCCGTGCCTCGCTCCTGGAGCGCTTCGGCTTCGACTCCATGGTCGGATCGGGACCGGCGCATCGGCGGCTCCTGGAGCAGGTCCGGCTGGCCGCGGCGGTGCGCCGGCCCGTGTTGTTCGTCGGCGAGGCCGGGACCGGCAAGCGGCACGCCGCCCGCGCCGTCCACCAGCTCGGCGCCGGCGACGGCCCCGCGCTGAAGGTCCTCGACTGCGAGGCCCTGCCCGCCGAGATCCTCGACCGCGAGCTGTTCGTCGCGGCCGAGACCGGGGCGGCCGCCGAACCCGCCGCGCGGCCCCGGCTGGCCGCGGCCGACGGCTCCTCGCTCCTGATCGGCGACCTCGCGGCGCTGCCTCGCGACATCCAGGCGAAGCTGGCCGCCGCGCTCGAAGCCGGCGACGACCGGGTGCGGATCCTGGCCGTGACGACCGGCGACCCCGAGGCCGACGTCCGCTCCGAGGTCCTCCGCGGCGACCTCTACCTGGCCCTCTCCGTGCTGACCATCCGTCTGTCCCCCCTGCGCGATCGACGCGACGAGATCCCCCTGCTCGCCCAGAACTTCCTGGAGCGTCTCAACCGCCGCGGGGGCCGCCAGCGGCCCGGGTTCGCCCGCGCCGCCGAGGACGCCCTGGCCGCCTACCACTGGCCGGGGAACCTCCGCGAGCTGGCGCGGGTCGTCGAGCACGCCCACGGCCGGGGCGAGGCCGGCCTCGTCTCCGAAGCCGACCTCCCCGCCGACGTCCGCGGGAACCTGGGAGACGCCCATCCCCCGCCCCGGCCCGCCCCCCCCCGCCCCCTCGACGAGATCCTCACCGACGTCGAGCGCCGGCTGATCGAGAACGCCCTGTCCCGGTCCCGCCGCAACAAGTCGCGGGCCGCCGAGATCCTGGGCGTCTCCCGGCCCCGCCTGTACCGCCGCCTCAAGGAGCTGGGCTTCCCCGACGCCGACGAGGACTGA